A genomic region of Diceros bicornis minor isolate mBicDic1 chromosome 39, mDicBic1.mat.cur, whole genome shotgun sequence contains the following coding sequences:
- the LOC131399771 gene encoding breast carcinoma-amplified sequence 4-like, with protein sequence MPGPVCNRPGRGLEAQEAWPRTGAGAAACANSVLPDPLNPGPCEGGGGEPRARAPQRGRVCSPPDMIRSNTFHILEENTPLPKAKVMEMRGIYAQVDQLEALVQMVGHHVPFLAAHMLLAEWDHGAFLQGLRRWLGPTGLCSFRNKLSLPPPR encoded by the coding sequence ATGCCAGGGCCAGTATGCAACCGACCGGGGCGGGGCTTGGAGGCCCAGGAGGCGTGGCCCAGAACCGGTGCTGGGGCAGCAGCCTGCGCAAACTCCGTTCTTCCGGACCCTCTGAACCCTGGACCCTgcgaaggagggggaggagaaccTAGAGCGCGTGCGCCTCAGCGTGGGAGAGTTTGCAGCCCGCCTGATATGATCAGGAGCAACACTTTCCACATCTTGGAGGAAAACACCCCACTCCCTAAGGCCAAAGTGATGGAAATGCGGGGCATCTATGCCCAAGTGGACCAGCTAGAGGCCTTGGTCCAGATGGTTGGGCACCATGTCCCCTTTCTGGCAGCCCACATGCTTCTGGCCGAGTGGGACCACGGGGCCTTCTTGCAGGGCCTGCGGAGGTGGCTGGGCCCCACGGGGCTCTGCTCCTTCAGGAACAAACTGTCTCTGCCGCCACCCAGATGA